The DNA sequence TGGTGAGGACCGACCTCAGGAGTCCCCGACGAGGTCGTCCACGTCCGCCACGGCGTCGGTGTCGTCCACGGCTTCCTGCAGGTCGTCGTACAGCGACTCGGCGAGGACGGTGAGCATCTCGAACCGGTCGCTCTCCGCGAGCTCCTCCTCGGTTTTCTCCTCGCGGAGGACCTCGATCTTCGAGCGCAGTCGCAGGTACTCGTTGACCTCCGCGTCGTGGCTCGCCCGCAGGAGCTGGCGCTCGACGACGGCGTTTATCTCCGCCTTGTCGGTCGGTTTCACGACGTAGTCGTCGAACGGCATGTCGACGATGTCCATGGTCGGCTCCAGGGCGGTGACCAGCACCACCTGGCAGTCGTACCCCTCCTCCCGAATCGCGTCGAGCACCTCGTCGCCGGACATGTCCGGCATCTGCCGGTCGAGCAACACCACGTCCACGTCTTCGTCGACCGCCCCCAGCGCGCCCTCCCCGTCGTACGCGCGCCGCACGTCGAACGCCGGTTCGAGATAGCCGGCGTAGAGGTCGGTTACTTTCGGCTCGTCGTCGGCGACCACCACTGTCGCGCCGTCGCCAGCCGGATCACCGCTGTCGCCCATTACGTACGAACCCTGAATCCGGCGGCAAATGAGGGTTCTGGTCCGGGCAGTCGCCGTACGAGCCACGCCGGCAACGTGCCCGGCAGAGCCCGATCCCCGGCTGTCGAAAGAACTACCCCCCTCCGCGGCCCCGAGTCCGGCATGGTCGGACTGGCACGCGGGACGGTGTCGCTTGCACCACACGACCCGGCGTGGGCGGAGCGGTACGCGGCCGAGGTCGACCGCCTCCGGGCCGTCGTGGGCGACGACATCAGTGAGTTTCACCACGTCGGGAGCACGGCGGTTCCCGGGGTCCCGGCCAAACCGATCGTCGACGTGCTCGCGGTCGTCCCGAGCCGCGAGACGGCGCGTGCACTCGTGCCGACTCTGGAGGCGAACGGCTACGAACACCGGCCAAACGATGGCGTCCCCGACCGCGTCTTCCTCGCGAAGGGCCCGCGGTCGAACCGTACGCACTACCTCTCGCTGACCGAGCGGGGAAGCGACACCTGCGCCGAACAGATCGCGTTTCGCGACTATCTCCGCGCGAACCCGCCCGTCGCCGCGGCGTACGCGGGCCTGAAACGCGACCTTGCGGCACGGTTCCCGGACGACCGGGCGGCGTACACCGAGCGCAAAGGGGAATTCGTCGAGCGCGTGCTCGACCGTGCAGGGGACGGACCGCCCTATTCGTCGACCGAGACGCACTCACCGGTCTCGGCCGACCGATAGATGGCGTCGATGACGCGCTGGACGGTCAGCGCCTGCTCGACCGTGTTCCTCTCGGGCGCTTCGCCCGCCGCCACGGCGTCGAGGAACAGCTCGGCGCTTCCCTCCCAGCCGGTGTGGTCCAGCGAGCCGCCGGATGCGGTGGACTCGACGAGGTGGTCCGCGCCGTGTTTCTCCGCGTCGTAGATCGTCAGCTCCTCGCCGCCCAGGGTCAGCTCCGCGCCGGCCTCGGTCCCGCGGATGACGAACTGGTTGGACTCCGGCTCGTTGGCGGCCCAGGCGACTTCGAGCGAGATGGTCCGGTCGTCGGCACACCGGATCAGCGC is a window from the Halostella salina genome containing:
- a CDS encoding GrpB family protein, with the protein product MVGLARGTVSLAPHDPAWAERYAAEVDRLRAVVGDDISEFHHVGSTAVPGVPAKPIVDVLAVVPSRETARALVPTLEANGYEHRPNDGVPDRVFLAKGPRSNRTHYLSLTERGSDTCAEQIAFRDYLRANPPVAAAYAGLKRDLAARFPDDRAAYTERKGEFVERVLDRAGDGPPYSSTETHSPVSADR
- a CDS encoding response regulator transcription factor — translated: MGDSGDPAGDGATVVVADDEPKVTDLYAGYLEPAFDVRRAYDGEGALGAVDEDVDVVLLDRQMPDMSGDEVLDAIREEGYDCQVVLVTALEPTMDIVDMPFDDYVVKPTDKAEINAVVERQLLRASHDAEVNEYLRLRSKIEVLREEKTEEELAESDRFEMLTVLAESLYDDLQEAVDDTDAVADVDDLVGDS